A genomic region of Spodoptera frugiperda isolate SF20-4 chromosome 31, AGI-APGP_CSIRO_Sfru_2.0, whole genome shotgun sequence contains the following coding sequences:
- the LOC118276332 gene encoding ras-related protein Rab-4B — MSESYEYLFKFLVIGSAGTGKSSLLNNFIGNKFKEDRCHTIGVEFGSKIVNIGGKSTKLQIWDTAGQERFRSVTRSYYRGAAGALLVYDITSRDSFNALSNWLRDARTLASPNIVILLVGNKKDMEESREVTFTEASQFAQENELMFLETSAKTGENVEEAFLKCSKTILAKIETGELDPERIGSGIQYGTGTSKRLSTPKKPARNPSDCACHV; from the exons ATGTCTGAATCCTACG aatacttgtttaaatttttagtaATTGGAAGTGCTGGAACGGGAAAATCGAGCCTTCTCAATAATTTCATTGGAAACAAAT TTAAAGAAGATAGATGTCACACAATCGGAGTCGAGTTTGGTTCAAAAATCGTAAACATAGGCGGGAAGTCTACTAAATTACAGATATGGGACACGGCAGGCCAAGAAAGATTCCGTTCAGTCACACGCTCTTATTATCGAGGAGCTGCAGGCGCCCTGCTTGTATACGACATCACATCACGAGACTCGTTTAATGCTCTGTCGAATTGGCTCCGAGACGCTAGAACTTTGGCTAGtccaaatattgtaattttacttGTGGGGAACAAAAAAGATATGGAAGAATCAAGAGAAGTCACATTCACAGAAGCTAGTCAGTTTGCCCAAGAAAATG AATTGATGTTCCTGGAGACTAGTGCAAAAACAGGAGAAAATGTAGAAGAAGCTTTCCTAAAATGTTCTAAAACCATTTTGGCTAAGATTGAAACAGGTGAATTAGACCCTGAGAGGATAGGTTCCGGCATACAATACGGTACCGGCACGTCAAAGAGGCTTAGTACTCCCAAGAAACCTGCTAGAAATCCGTCTGATTGTGCCTGCCATGTATGA
- the LOC118276346 gene encoding ATP synthase subunit s, mitochondrial — protein MQCSVRHVLPTTRIFVPRNKQVRHFWEYVNMMFNKPDADRIKQLGPDRACAEWVLRNGGKVVWESGQKLANYNLLPPEGQPVPKLVTIDGTDSSISHYGFPHLIGCEKLSNIILHNADYIDDRALKGLHFGQNTLTHLQVSKCANVTDDGLKSLISLKKLEHLVLFNLISVENIEECKQYIQQHLSNCKIKDLKDATQLNEKPQ, from the exons atgcagtGCTCCGTTCGTCAT gtttTACCGACAACAAGGATATTTGTTCCGAGAAATAAACAAGTTAGACATTTTTGGGAGTATGTAAATATGATGTTTAATAAACCAGATGCTGATCGAATCAAACAACTTGGCCCAGATCGTGCTTGCGCTGAATGGGTATTGCGGAATGGTGGGAAAGTAGTATGGGAAAGCGGACAGAAATTAGCTAATTACAACTTATTACCACCAGAGGGTCAACCGGTACCAAAATTAGTAACAATTGATGGCACGGACTCTTCTATTTCACATTATGGCTTTCCCCATTTAA ttggttGTGAGAAGTTGAGCAACATAATCCTTCACAATGCCGACTACATTGATGACAGAGCCCTAAAAGGCCTTCATTTTGGACAAAATACATTAACACATCTTCAAGTATCCAAGTGTGCAAATGTCACAGATGATGGATTGAAAAGCTTGATTTCACTTAAAAAATTAGAACATCTAGTTTTATTCAACTTAATAAGTGTTGAAAACATAGAAGAATGTAAACAATATATTCAACAACATTTGTCCAATTGCAAAATAAAAGACTTGAAAG ATGCAACACAATTGAATGAAAAACcacagtaa